In Saccharicrinis fermentans DSM 9555 = JCM 21142, a genomic segment contains:
- a CDS encoding IS110 family RNA-guided transposase, which translates to MQVYGIDLSMEKFDVNFIDKNGKEKKKQVKNRLSAISKFLENVSEDAVLCVEHTGSYGDLLVYLCNQLGIDIALIPGYTIKHSLGMIKGKSDDIDAARIREYGERFFDKLKYKQYDSEEIVELKSLYTLRSQLVKARKVLRTGEHGRSNVPIQSVSAHKYADKAIFNLNKEIEEVESEIEAIITANNELNDNYELVVSVKGIGPVIATDLIIKTGNFLVIDTARKASSYVGICPFPNASGKMVGKAKISPFGDRKLKALLYMGAKSAVKHNKEYRLYYEKKKLEGKPHYLIMNNVSNKMLRTIYSVVKNKTPYSQDYICLDPREKNINSSTEIVA; encoded by the coding sequence ATGCAAGTATATGGAATTGATTTATCAATGGAAAAGTTTGATGTAAACTTTATTGACAAGAATGGAAAAGAAAAGAAGAAACAAGTGAAGAACAGACTAAGTGCCATATCAAAGTTCTTAGAGAACGTATCAGAAGATGCCGTATTGTGTGTTGAGCATACAGGTTCCTATGGAGACTTATTGGTTTATTTATGCAACCAGTTAGGAATAGATATAGCCTTGATACCGGGTTATACCATAAAGCATAGCCTAGGTATGATAAAGGGAAAGTCTGATGATATAGATGCCGCTAGAATACGAGAATATGGAGAGCGATTCTTTGATAAGTTAAAATACAAGCAGTACGATTCAGAAGAGATAGTTGAATTGAAAAGTTTGTATACACTGCGTTCTCAATTAGTGAAGGCAAGAAAGGTTTTAAGAACAGGAGAGCACGGTCGTTCCAATGTGCCCATACAAAGCGTAAGTGCACATAAATATGCAGATAAAGCTATATTCAATTTAAACAAAGAGATAGAAGAAGTAGAAAGTGAAATAGAAGCTATAATAACGGCAAACAATGAACTGAACGACAATTATGAACTAGTTGTCAGCGTAAAAGGAATAGGGCCTGTTATAGCCACGGATTTGATTATTAAAACAGGGAACTTTCTTGTGATTGACACCGCTCGAAAGGCATCTTCATATGTGGGGATTTGCCCTTTCCCCAATGCGTCAGGAAAGATGGTCGGCAAAGCAAAAATAAGCCCGTTTGGAGATCGAAAATTAAAGGCTCTCCTTTATATGGGTGCTAAGTCTGCTGTCAAGCACAATAAAGAATATAGGCTGTATTACGAAAAGAAAAAGTTAGAGGGCAAACCTCATTATTTAATTATGAATAATGTGTCAAATAAAATGTTGAGAACAATTTATAGCGTTGTAAAAAATAAAACGCCTTACAGTCAAGATTACATATGTCTTGACCCGAGAGAGAAAAATATTAATAGCTCCACTGAAATAGTGGCTTAA
- a CDS encoding porin family protein, with amino-acid sequence MQKYFLLIITHYVKIFFVFDYMNTHNTMKKHLLLMTLAVGFFHFAYAARGDKNKPTWLVGFYGGVNFTQPSVLNTFSVTNHLGPTASIAPKDYSSSLSNMGHQFGFAMFYPAFGNLHLGLLPSYNTYQYSYNGEQSWNEETGATLNKETDHTQKLRYFEIPLSIRYYVGTANFKPYVEGIVTYGMMHTADKTANTNFIRINGSSSSTVQRTSLKSDYSDSYITSQFKLGFGTGISYDLNQIILMLGASYNININNVTNEKNRYANDLFVGSSYDVQDDLNLHTLKINLSVIFPISKITKRSEVECNYFKQQREKRRR; translated from the coding sequence GTGCAAAAATATTTTTTATTGATCATCACACACTATGTGAAGATCTTCTTCGTTTTTGACTATATGAATACGCACAACACAATGAAAAAACACTTGCTACTCATGACGCTGGCAGTTGGTTTTTTCCATTTTGCTTATGCAGCAAGAGGAGATAAAAACAAACCTACATGGCTGGTTGGCTTTTACGGAGGCGTTAATTTTACGCAACCATCGGTATTAAATACCTTTAGCGTGACGAATCACTTAGGTCCTACTGCGTCTATTGCTCCTAAAGATTACAGCAGTTCGCTCAGTAATATGGGACATCAATTCGGCTTTGCCATGTTTTATCCTGCTTTCGGCAATTTGCACCTAGGTTTGCTTCCCTCATATAACACCTATCAATACTCCTACAATGGTGAACAAAGCTGGAACGAAGAAACGGGTGCCACTCTGAATAAAGAAACAGATCATACCCAGAAACTCCGTTACTTTGAAATTCCTTTATCCATTCGATATTATGTGGGCACTGCGAACTTCAAACCTTATGTAGAAGGCATCGTTACTTATGGGATGATGCATACTGCCGACAAAACGGCTAATACGAATTTCATTCGAATCAACGGTAGTTCTTCTTCCACCGTGCAGCGCACATCCTTAAAGTCTGACTATAGTGATAGTTATATTACCAGCCAATTCAAATTAGGATTTGGCACCGGTATATCATACGATTTAAACCAGATCATACTCATGCTTGGTGCTTCATACAATATCAACATCAATAATGTAACCAATGAAAAAAATCGCTATGCAAATGATTTGTTTGTGGGCAGCTCTTATGATGTGCAAGATGACCTGAATCTACATACCTTAAAAATCAATCTTTCTGTGATATTCCCCATTAGTAAAATCACCAAACGATCTGAGGTAGAGTGTAACTACTTTAAGCAACAAAGAGAAAAAAGAAGAAGATAA
- a CDS encoding FAD:protein FMN transferase — protein MKQILISTLVFLTLSCQQKQNDYVKIEGSIFGTYYHIIYQANQENDTLDKGVLQVLNEVNASLSTYVKTSTISVFNQSSKGVVPDAMMKKVFVTGQDIFKNSKGAFDMTVGPLVNAWGFGFKKQDQVTAELIDSLRNNVGMDMVQLQDGFLKKERPGIMLDASAIAKGFGVDVAADFLASQGVKNYMVEIGGEIRASGINHKAIPWRVGIDKPIDDKAAQDRELQAVLSLSDVALATSGNYRNFYVKDGKKYAHTIDPNTGYPVQHSLLSASIIAPDCMHADAYATACMVMGLEKGFALIDSLPDTKGYFIYVDENGKNKVKFTKGFKDLLVEN, from the coding sequence ATGAAACAGATCCTTATCAGCACCTTGGTGTTTCTAACCTTATCGTGCCAGCAGAAACAAAATGATTATGTAAAAATTGAAGGGTCTATTTTTGGAACCTATTATCATATCATATATCAAGCCAATCAAGAAAATGATACCTTGGATAAAGGAGTATTGCAAGTACTGAATGAAGTGAATGCATCTTTATCAACCTATGTAAAAACATCCACCATTAGTGTGTTTAATCAGAGTTCGAAGGGGGTTGTTCCGGACGCTATGATGAAAAAAGTATTTGTAACAGGGCAGGATATTTTTAAAAATTCAAAGGGTGCTTTTGATATGACCGTGGGGCCATTGGTCAATGCTTGGGGCTTTGGTTTTAAAAAGCAAGATCAGGTCACTGCAGAATTAATTGATTCTTTACGCAATAACGTGGGGATGGATATGGTTCAGCTACAGGATGGATTTTTAAAAAAAGAAAGGCCTGGTATTATGTTGGATGCCAGCGCTATTGCAAAAGGGTTTGGAGTAGATGTGGCTGCTGATTTTTTAGCTTCACAAGGTGTTAAAAACTATATGGTGGAGATTGGAGGAGAAATAAGAGCTAGCGGTATAAACCATAAAGCCATTCCGTGGCGTGTTGGTATAGATAAACCCATTGATGATAAGGCGGCTCAAGACAGAGAGTTACAAGCCGTTCTTTCGCTCTCGGATGTTGCCCTGGCCACTTCCGGAAATTATCGGAATTTTTATGTGAAGGATGGAAAAAAATATGCCCACACCATTGACCCTAACACAGGATATCCTGTGCAACACTCCCTGCTTAGTGCATCCATTATTGCACCAGATTGTATGCATGCCGATGCCTATGCAACAGCATGTATGGTAATGGGTTTGGAAAAAGGGTTTGCTTTAATTGATTCACTGCCTGATACCAAAGGTTATTTTATCTATGTGGATGAAAATGGTAAAAATAAAGTGAAGTTCACAAAGGGATTTAAAGATTTATTGGTGGAAAATTAA
- a CDS encoding alpha-ketoacid dehydrogenase subunit alpha/beta, protein MISNSGISFDEFKKEVLRDYRVGHMSRNMSITGRKEVLSGKAKFGIFGDGKEIAQIAMAKQFKKGDWRAGYYRDQTFMLAAGMTTPVEFFASLYGETNTERNPDNGGRSFNNHFGTRTITDTGEWKNIVDIKCTSSDISPTAGQMPRLIGLAYASKLYRSNPGLKQAKIFSRGGNEVAFGTIGDASTSEGHFFETMNAAAVHQIPVAMSVWDDGFGISVPKKIQTTKESISELLKGFEKGARDTTGIVIYKLKGWDYAGMCQAYEEGVARCRKEHVPVLFHVEEVTQPVGHSTSGSHERYKTEERLQWEKDFDCLVKMREWIIERSLATAKELDELEKDARQEVQEAKKEAWKQYTTTLKEERDALLNLVENRTCECSGKKNERIDAMANGLRNELTLNRKAILSTARKILRHICNSCNHTGSLKNNLQDWIRDYRSKAHEMYNDRLYCEDEFAALKVPVVPPLYPKEIESVPGREILRDNFDALFAKVPELVTFGEDTGVLGGVNQSMEGLQKKYGSSRIWDEGIRETTIIGTGLGMALRGFRPIAEIQYFDYLMYGLQTMSDDLATLRYRTKGGQKAPMIVRTRGHRLEGIWHSGSPTSMVINSIRGVYVCVPRDMTRAAGMYNTLVQADDPALVIEPLNGYRIREPKPSNIGEYNIPLGIPEVLHVGQDATLVTYGSCVRIAQEAVQQLGEIGISVELIDVQTLLPFDIHGVILESVKKTNRVVFFDEDVPGGTTAYMMQQVIEKGGGFNYLDSAPRTVTAKDHRPAFGTDGDYFSNPSAEDVYEAIYDMMSEVNPQKFPPIYS, encoded by the coding sequence ATGATATCGAATTCAGGAATCAGTTTTGACGAGTTTAAAAAAGAGGTATTGCGAGATTATCGTGTGGGTCATATGAGCCGTAATATGAGCATAACCGGTCGTAAAGAAGTTTTGAGTGGTAAAGCTAAGTTCGGAATATTTGGCGACGGTAAGGAAATCGCTCAGATAGCGATGGCTAAGCAGTTTAAGAAAGGTGATTGGCGCGCTGGGTATTATCGCGACCAGACTTTTATGTTGGCTGCAGGAATGACCACGCCGGTAGAATTTTTTGCCTCCCTCTATGGAGAAACGAACACAGAACGAAACCCCGATAATGGAGGCCGTTCCTTTAATAATCATTTTGGAACACGAACGATCACAGATACGGGGGAGTGGAAGAATATTGTGGATATCAAATGTACATCATCTGATATTTCGCCTACGGCAGGGCAAATGCCACGTCTCATTGGTTTGGCTTATGCTTCAAAGTTATATCGCAGTAACCCTGGCTTGAAACAGGCTAAAATATTTAGTAGAGGAGGCAATGAGGTGGCATTTGGTACTATTGGTGATGCCAGTACTTCTGAAGGTCACTTTTTTGAAACCATGAATGCCGCAGCCGTTCATCAAATACCCGTTGCCATGTCGGTATGGGATGATGGTTTTGGGATATCTGTGCCCAAAAAAATTCAGACTACCAAGGAAAGTATTTCGGAGCTGTTGAAAGGCTTTGAAAAAGGAGCGAGAGATACAACAGGTATTGTTATTTATAAGTTAAAAGGTTGGGACTATGCAGGTATGTGTCAGGCTTACGAAGAAGGAGTGGCCCGATGTCGTAAGGAGCATGTGCCCGTATTGTTTCATGTGGAGGAGGTTACTCAACCAGTAGGTCATTCTACCTCCGGTTCACACGAGCGCTATAAGACCGAAGAACGTCTGCAATGGGAAAAGGATTTTGACTGCCTGGTAAAGATGAGGGAATGGATCATAGAACGTTCCTTAGCTACTGCTAAAGAACTGGATGAATTAGAAAAGGACGCACGTCAGGAGGTGCAGGAAGCAAAAAAAGAAGCCTGGAAACAGTATACGACTACCCTTAAAGAGGAAAGGGATGCGCTCTTGAATCTGGTTGAAAATAGGACGTGTGAATGCAGCGGAAAAAAGAATGAGCGAATTGATGCCATGGCCAATGGACTTAGAAATGAGCTTACCTTGAATCGTAAAGCGATTCTTTCTACTGCTCGAAAAATATTGCGTCATATTTGTAATTCGTGTAACCATACGGGTAGTCTGAAAAATAATTTGCAGGATTGGATCAGAGATTATCGTTCCAAGGCACATGAGATGTATAATGATAGGTTGTACTGTGAGGATGAATTTGCAGCCTTGAAAGTGCCAGTGGTTCCTCCTCTTTATCCTAAAGAGATTGAGAGTGTGCCGGGAAGGGAAATTTTACGTGATAATTTTGATGCTTTGTTTGCTAAGGTGCCTGAGTTGGTCACTTTTGGTGAGGATACAGGTGTTCTTGGGGGGGTGAATCAATCCATGGAAGGTTTGCAGAAAAAATATGGTTCATCGCGCATATGGGATGAGGGAATACGTGAGACAACTATCATCGGAACTGGCTTGGGAATGGCCTTACGTGGCTTTCGACCTATTGCCGAAATTCAATATTTTGATTACCTGATGTATGGATTGCAAACCATGAGCGACGACCTGGCTACCCTGCGTTATAGAACCAAAGGAGGACAGAAAGCGCCTATGATTGTTCGAACACGAGGACATCGACTGGAAGGTATCTGGCATTCTGGTTCACCCACCAGTATGGTGATCAATTCCATTAGAGGTGTGTACGTTTGTGTGCCGCGTGATATGACCAGAGCAGCCGGTATGTATAATACACTGGTTCAGGCCGATGATCCTGCATTGGTGATTGAACCACTCAATGGATATCGTATCCGGGAACCGAAGCCTAGTAATATTGGTGAATATAATATACCATTGGGAATACCCGAAGTATTGCATGTTGGACAAGATGCTACTTTGGTGACTTATGGATCCTGTGTTCGTATTGCGCAGGAAGCAGTGCAACAGTTAGGAGAGATTGGAATATCTGTTGAGCTGATTGATGTGCAGACCTTATTGCCTTTTGATATCCATGGGGTGATATTGGAATCTGTTAAAAAGACCAATAGAGTGGTGTTTTTTGATGAGGATGTACCTGGAGGAACAACCGCATATATGATGCAGCAAGTGATAGAAAAAGGAGGTGGTTTTAATTACTTGGATTCTGCTCCACGAACAGTTACGGCAAAGGATCACAGACCTGCGTTTGGAACAGATGGAGATTACTTTTCAAATCCAAGTGCCGAAGATGTATATGAGGCTATTTACGATATGATGAGTGAAGTGAATCCTCAAAAATTTCCACCCATCTATTCATAA
- a CDS encoding CapA family protein has product MRILLICFLTTLVSFVNSQTQNDSLISFVGVGDMMLGTDFPKKSYLPPNNDPLPYVSEAIPYLKSADVTFGNLETCLLDKGPVVKRCKDTTKCYAFKMPERYGLTLKEMGFDLLNLANNHIRDFGNLGMQTTRYHLDKLDIAWSGLLDKPTVTVTSKGLKIGLAGFSPNTGTVDINDLPNAIRIVKNLQDSCDIVIVSFHGGAEGAKHQHVTRKKEIFYGENRSNVYEFAHAMIDAGADIIFGHGPHVTRAIEITRSVLSYIAWVISLLIRASI; this is encoded by the coding sequence ATGAGAATCCTATTAATATGCTTTTTAACCACTTTGGTAAGCTTTGTAAATTCACAAACTCAAAACGACAGCTTAATTTCCTTTGTTGGCGTTGGAGATATGATGTTAGGAACAGATTTTCCTAAAAAGAGTTACCTCCCACCCAATAACGATCCTCTACCCTATGTTTCAGAAGCTATTCCTTATCTAAAAAGTGCCGATGTCACTTTTGGAAACCTTGAAACCTGTCTTCTGGACAAAGGCCCTGTGGTGAAACGTTGTAAAGACACCACCAAATGTTATGCTTTTAAGATGCCAGAAAGATATGGGCTAACCTTGAAAGAAATGGGCTTTGACCTTCTCAACCTGGCCAATAACCACATTCGTGATTTTGGAAACTTGGGAATGCAAACCACCCGTTATCATTTAGACAAACTAGACATCGCTTGGTCGGGCTTACTTGATAAACCAACCGTTACCGTCACCTCCAAAGGACTAAAGATTGGTTTGGCTGGATTCTCACCTAACACAGGGACAGTAGACATCAATGACCTACCCAATGCCATCAGAATTGTAAAAAACCTACAAGATTCCTGTGATATTGTCATCGTTTCATTCCACGGTGGAGCTGAAGGGGCCAAGCATCAACATGTAACACGCAAAAAAGAAATATTTTACGGCGAAAACAGGAGCAATGTATATGAGTTTGCGCATGCCATGATTGATGCCGGCGCAGATATCATCTTCGGTCATGGACCGCATGTTACAAGAGCCATAGAGATTACCAGAAGCGTTTTATCATATATAGCATGGGTAATTTCGCTACTTATTCGCGCTTCAATCTAA
- a CDS encoding tetratricopeptide repeat protein, whose amino-acid sequence MYRLKEALQILQRIEDRHKDSLKSIHCLIYEYMGRYYQQINQPPKAINYFKKAIFAIDSFEAHISNKVEVLLNISQLYADLGNTKQAYKYLLQSKQLNDSVFSSTSDRNKELFEIKNEYESQLRKHEATLKNQKLTMLEQEKSLWLLKLIIIASIFVFIEGGVVFYKVLVWNDDL is encoded by the coding sequence ATGTATCGTTTAAAAGAGGCTCTACAAATACTACAGCGCATAGAAGATCGCCATAAGGACTCTTTAAAAAGTATACACTGTCTTATTTACGAATATATGGGACGTTATTATCAACAGATAAACCAACCCCCAAAGGCCATCAATTATTTCAAAAAAGCCATTTTTGCCATCGACTCTTTCGAAGCACACATCTCCAATAAAGTAGAGGTACTGTTAAACATATCGCAACTATATGCGGATTTAGGAAACACCAAACAAGCTTACAAATATCTACTGCAATCAAAACAACTGAACGACAGTGTTTTTAGCAGTACCAGCGACAGAAACAAGGAGCTATTTGAAATCAAAAACGAATACGAAAGTCAGCTGCGTAAACACGAGGCCACGTTGAAAAATCAGAAACTTACTATGTTAGAACAGGAAAAAAGCCTATGGCTTTTGAAACTTATCATTATAGCTTCTATATTCGTATTTATAGAAGGTGGAGTGGTTTTTTACAAAGTTTTGGTTTGGAATGACGATCTGTAA
- a CDS encoding MerR family transcriptional regulator — protein sequence MPYKEPKIEKMYYAIGEVAAMFDVNTSLIRFWEKEFDIIKPFKNKKGNRLFTPADVENFHLIFHLVKEKGMTLKGAKKKLEENREDTINNFEVITKLKDIRAVLLEMKENLEGEGDADKKS from the coding sequence ATGCCTTACAAAGAACCGAAAATAGAAAAGATGTATTACGCCATCGGTGAAGTGGCGGCGATGTTTGATGTTAATACTTCGCTTATACGTTTTTGGGAGAAGGAGTTTGATATCATTAAACCATTTAAAAACAAGAAAGGGAATCGGCTTTTTACGCCGGCTGATGTGGAGAATTTTCACTTGATCTTTCACCTGGTGAAGGAGAAGGGGATGACTTTGAAAGGCGCAAAGAAAAAGCTGGAGGAGAACCGCGAGGATACGATTAATAATTTTGAAGTGATCACCAAATTAAAGGATATTAGAGCTGTTTTGTTGGAAATGAAAGAAAACCTGGAAGGAGAGGGTGATGCTGACAAGAAATCTTAA
- a CDS encoding Nif3-like dinuclear metal center hexameric protein yields MRIKEITKILEDFAPLSFQESYDNAGLIIGNKDDVLTGVLITLDVTEEVIDEALELGYNFILAHHPVAMGGVKRFNGNNYTERIIIKAIKNEIAIYAGHTNVDSVMKGVNGRICEKIGLKDCKILDPKKKELFKIVTFVPEAHAEEVRRSMFEAGAGHIGSYDSCSFNLQGQGTFKAGDQANPFVGEKGALHLEKEVRIETVVPAYLKEQVVSVMTKIHPYEEVAYDIYPLENNYEQAGSGMYGVLESPEDELSFLRRIKQTFGAGVVKYTRLLHKPIKTVAVCGGAGSFLIDRAKRVGADIFISGDFKYHQFSDAENELIIADIGHFESEQFTKEVFFELLTKKIPNFAVHLSKVNTNPIKYL; encoded by the coding sequence ATGCGAATAAAGGAAATAACAAAAATACTTGAGGACTTTGCCCCGTTATCGTTTCAGGAGAGCTACGATAATGCAGGTCTGATTATTGGAAATAAGGATGATGTGCTTACGGGGGTGTTGATAACGCTGGATGTCACGGAAGAGGTGATTGATGAGGCCTTAGAACTGGGATATAACTTCATTCTTGCGCATCACCCTGTTGCTATGGGAGGTGTTAAGCGATTTAATGGGAATAATTATACGGAACGGATCATCATAAAAGCCATAAAAAATGAGATAGCCATTTATGCTGGGCATACCAATGTGGACAGTGTGATGAAAGGGGTGAATGGTAGAATATGTGAGAAAATTGGACTGAAAGACTGCAAAATATTGGATCCTAAGAAAAAAGAACTGTTTAAGATAGTCACTTTTGTTCCTGAAGCCCATGCAGAAGAAGTGCGACGATCCATGTTTGAGGCAGGTGCCGGACATATAGGTAGTTATGACTCCTGTAGTTTTAATTTACAAGGGCAGGGTACATTTAAGGCAGGAGATCAAGCCAATCCTTTTGTGGGAGAGAAGGGAGCGCTTCATTTGGAAAAAGAAGTGAGGATTGAAACAGTTGTGCCTGCCTACTTGAAAGAGCAGGTAGTGTCAGTTATGACGAAAATACACCCTTACGAAGAAGTGGCTTATGATATTTATCCCTTGGAAAATAATTATGAGCAAGCAGGATCAGGAATGTATGGAGTGTTAGAGTCGCCCGAGGATGAACTTTCTTTTCTAAGAAGAATTAAACAAACATTTGGAGCAGGTGTTGTTAAATATACCCGACTTTTGCATAAACCAATTAAAACAGTGGCTGTTTGTGGAGGCGCAGGGAGTTTTTTGATCGATAGAGCAAAAAGAGTAGGGGCGGATATCTTTATCAGTGGTGACTTTAAATATCATCAGTTTTCGGATGCCGAAAATGAATTAATAATAGCCGATATTGGGCACTTTGAGAGTGAACAGTTTACTAAAGAAGTTTTTTTTGAGCTACTTACAAAAAAAATACCTAATTTTGCGGTTCATTTATCGAAAGTAAATACAAATCCTATTAAATATTTGTAG
- a CDS encoding zinc ribbon domain-containing protein, whose protein sequence is MATKNKNAEMSVEEKLKALYDLQKVATEVDKIRTLRGELPLEVQDLEDEIEGLETRISNHDKEVKALNDSISAKKNEIKESGILIKKYEAQQSNVRNNREFDSLSKEVEFQKLEIELGEKRIKEFTAELSNKESVIESSRQLLEDRKADLAAKKKELTEIVGETQVDEERKIEKIAQIESTIEERLLIAFKRIRKNAINGLAVVTVERDACGDCFNKIPPQRQLDIKSRKKVIVCEYCGRILVDDEIDQKPVEE, encoded by the coding sequence ATGGCAACAAAAAATAAAAACGCTGAAATGTCTGTAGAAGAAAAGTTAAAGGCATTATACGACTTGCAAAAAGTGGCAACTGAGGTTGACAAGATTAGAACACTTAGAGGTGAGTTACCACTTGAAGTACAGGATTTGGAAGACGAGATTGAAGGTCTTGAAACACGTATTTCCAATCACGACAAAGAAGTTAAAGCGTTAAACGATTCTATTTCAGCAAAGAAAAACGAAATTAAAGAATCCGGTATACTCATTAAAAAATACGAGGCGCAACAGTCAAATGTTCGTAATAATCGTGAATTTGATTCTTTATCGAAGGAGGTAGAGTTCCAAAAACTTGAGATTGAACTGGGCGAAAAAAGAATTAAAGAGTTTACCGCAGAGCTGAGCAATAAAGAATCTGTCATAGAGTCTTCTAGACAGTTGTTGGAGGATAGAAAAGCTGACCTTGCCGCCAAAAAGAAGGAACTAACTGAGATTGTTGGTGAAACACAGGTGGATGAGGAAAGAAAAATTGAAAAGATCGCACAAATCGAAAGTACCATCGAAGAGCGTTTATTGATTGCTTTTAAACGTATCCGTAAAAATGCCATCAACGGATTGGCAGTGGTGACTGTTGAACGGGATGCTTGTGGTGATTGTTTTAATAAGATTCCACCTCAACGTCAGTTAGATATTAAATCTCGTAAAAAAGTGATCGTTTGTGAATATTGTGGACGAATCTTGGTGGATGATGAAATTGATCAAAAACCGGTTGAAGAATAA
- a CDS encoding tetratricopeptide repeat protein produces MLMTLDNRLEKAYLMHYKIFIKQMFDGQWPLDYDRQLELIVDSLEENESKDERAIAFLSEVYIQKGIMEFSVEHQRAAVFSFFKAYRFWRRSKSEYPQLTENIKLAGVFNLLMGNMPQPYRRMAGWIGFSGNDSIGFNALKTNYYANSHKEGSKQEALLYLAYAYLKFDPGEEKIKNLILDSSFEDLLPLTQFIVARCAFKIRKPVLNDAWLRNSERDDFLPLVYLRGKYKVLINDDSGAEDLVLFSRRNTSGQFQADAYRYHSWQLFLEGDTSGYLQLQNSIKDLNYYPTWEDKQARNESGLDVMPHSMLLRSRLLFDAGYYQAAIDSLLTVDFKSISEPGQQVEFQYRLGRCYHLLNQRTTAIFHYTEAIRLGENDTRYFAPYAAVFTAELHKDQNPVTARFFLEEAKRLNNGEYKDAVERKIQLLSEQLETPH; encoded by the coding sequence ATGTTGATGACATTGGATAATCGTTTAGAAAAGGCCTATTTGATGCATTATAAGATCTTTATCAAGCAAATGTTTGATGGACAATGGCCTCTTGATTACGACCGTCAATTGGAGCTTATTGTGGATTCTTTGGAGGAAAATGAAAGTAAGGATGAAAGAGCTATTGCTTTTTTATCGGAAGTTTATATTCAAAAGGGAATCATGGAATTTAGCGTGGAGCACCAAAGAGCTGCGGTGTTTTCCTTTTTTAAAGCCTATCGATTTTGGAGAAGAAGCAAAAGTGAATATCCCCAGCTGACGGAGAATATAAAATTAGCTGGTGTGTTTAACTTGTTGATGGGTAATATGCCACAGCCTTATCGGAGAATGGCTGGCTGGATTGGTTTTTCAGGTAATGATTCCATTGGTTTTAATGCCTTAAAAACTAATTATTATGCCAATTCCCATAAAGAGGGTAGCAAACAGGAAGCCCTCTTGTATTTGGCTTATGCCTATTTGAAATTTGATCCTGGCGAAGAAAAAATTAAAAATTTAATTCTGGATTCCTCATTTGAAGATCTGTTGCCTCTTACTCAGTTTATTGTTGCCAGGTGTGCCTTTAAAATAAGAAAACCTGTGTTGAATGATGCTTGGTTAAGGAATAGTGAGCGTGATGATTTTTTGCCTCTTGTTTATCTGCGTGGCAAATATAAAGTGTTGATCAACGATGACAGTGGAGCGGAAGATCTGGTGCTTTTTTCAAGACGCAATACTTCGGGGCAGTTTCAGGCAGATGCTTATCGTTATCATTCATGGCAACTGTTCCTAGAGGGTGATACCTCGGGCTACCTGCAACTCCAAAATAGCATAAAAGACTTGAATTATTATCCAACCTGGGAAGACAAGCAAGCTAGAAATGAAAGTGGTTTGGATGTGATGCCTCATAGTATGTTATTGCGCTCGCGCTTGTTGTTTGACGCAGGTTATTATCAGGCAGCCATTGATAGTCTGTTAACGGTGGATTTTAAAAGTATAAGTGAACCGGGCCAACAGGTAGAGTTTCAATATCGATTAGGAAGGTGTTATCACTTATTGAATCAGCGTACTACGGCTATTTTTCACTATACAGAGGCCATTAGACTGGGTGAAAATGATACCCGGTATTTTGCACCATATGCTGCCGTGTTTACTGCAGAATTACACAAGGATCAGAACCCCGTTACAGCCAGGTTTTTTTTAGAAGAAGCAAAGCGCCTAAATAACGGAGAATATAAGGATGCGGTAGAAAGAAAAATTCAACTTTTAAGTGAGCAGCTCGAAACCCCTCATTAG